One segment of Theobroma cacao cultivar B97-61/B2 chromosome 9, Criollo_cocoa_genome_V2, whole genome shotgun sequence DNA contains the following:
- the LOC108663276 gene encoding uncharacterized protein LOC108663276, whose translation MVARRFRKLMGQKNQRLARRGYRKEQGSSWKTKNKNESNKKEELICFECKKPGHFKSECPLLKEESPKKNRKSKKAMVATTWSESDTLSSDDEEEKVEERANLCLMARDDKSEVSSSPCDISIDELQEEYEC comes from the exons ATGGTTGCAAGAAGGTTCAGAAAGCTTATGGGCCAAAAAAATCAGAGATTGGCTAGAAGAGGGTATAGAAAAGAGCAAGGCTCTTCAtggaaaactaaaaataaaaacgagTCCAATAAGAAGGAAGAGCTTATATGCTTTGAATGCAAGAAGCCAGGACACTTCAAGTCAGAATGCCCCTTGCTAAAGGAAGAATCgccaaagaaaaacagaaaatcgaagaaagcaatggtggctacAACTTGGTCAGAAAGTGATACCTTAAGTtctgatgatgaagaagaaaaggtgGAAGAAAGAGCTAATCTGTGTCTGATGGCAAGGGATGATAAATCAGAGGTATCTTCATCCCCTTgtgatatttcaattgatgaaTTACAAGAGGAGTATGAAT GTTGA